In Lepidochelys kempii isolate rLepKem1 chromosome 10, rLepKem1.hap2, whole genome shotgun sequence, a single window of DNA contains:
- the FAM174B gene encoding membrane protein FAM174B: MRLAGPPPPLLLLLLLAALPVRGRREPPAPGPPRAAPGPANATRPPPEPLGAPGNHSGAQVSLLPALLRDLSALKAAVIGACVLSAGLIGCLLLRVCRSGKRIKKTRKYDIITTPAERVEMAPLNEDDDDDEDSTVFDVKYR; this comes from the exons ATGCGCCTCGCcggcccgccgccgccgctgctgctgctgctgctcctggccgcGCTCCCCGTCCGGGGCCGCCGGGAGCCCCCCGCGCCGGGGCCGCCACGGGCCGCGCCGGGCCCCGCCAACGCCACCCGGCCGCCGCCGGAGCCGCTGGGCGCCCCCGGGAACCACAGCGGCGCCCAGGTCAGCCTGCTGCCCGCGCTGCTCCGGGACCTGTCCGCGCTCAAGGCCGCCGTGATCGGGGCGTGTGTCCTCAGCGCCGGCCTCATCGGCTGCCTGCTGCTGCGGGTCTGCAG GTCTGGCAAGAGGATTAAAAAGACACGGAAGTATGACATAATCACGACCCCGGCTGAGCGAGTAGAAATGGCCCCTCTgaacgaagatgatgatgatgatgaagactCAACAGTGTTTGATGTGAAATACAG